Proteins from a single region of Campylobacter concisus:
- the ruvC gene encoding crossover junction endodeoxyribonuclease RuvC, with protein MVMKILGIDPGTKNCGYAILEKNKFKTTLLEAGLIKIKPNTLQYQITELCEGLDLIFKNHKFDEVAIEDIFFAYNPKTVLKLAQFRGALSLKILQLHGDFAEYTPLQVKKTVTGKAKADKEQVAFMVKKILGINKEIKPLDITDAIAIALTHANNLKIS; from the coding sequence ATAGTGATGAAAATTTTAGGAATCGACCCAGGTACGAAGAATTGTGGTTATGCAATACTTGAAAAAAATAAATTTAAAACTACTCTTCTTGAAGCAGGACTCATAAAAATAAAACCAAACACACTTCAGTATCAGATTACCGAGCTTTGCGAGGGGCTTGATCTCATCTTTAAAAATCATAAATTTGACGAGGTCGCGATCGAAGATATATTTTTTGCCTACAACCCAAAAACGGTTTTAAAGCTCGCTCAGTTTCGAGGAGCACTTAGCCTTAAAATTTTACAGCTTCATGGTGATTTTGCCGAGTATACGCCACTTCAGGTGAAAAAAACTGTCACTGGCAAGGCCAAAGCTGATAAAGAGCAAGTAGCGTTTATGGTGAAGAAAATTTTAGGTATAAATAAAGAGATAAAACCGCTCGATATCACCGATGCGATCGCGATCGCGCTAACTCACGCAAATAATTTAAAAATAAGCTAA
- a CDS encoding MOSC domain-containing protein: MAIVKALLIGEVKNYGSQSATNKLNTPWSSAIFKVVQNGEIFANELGFKGDSVADTKHHGGPEKAVFANSFANYADWESFLGLKNMAYGAMGENLCVDGLDESCVYVGDIHKIGSLVLQVSQPRKPCFKLSKRWGNENMATHIFETGLTGWYYRVITPGSCKVGDVIEVIEKDPVHMSILEVNRLFCAPSKNLNLLEKFNSLTTLPKSWYGDMERRIQGIYSTEYMRNL, from the coding sequence ATGGCAATAGTAAAAGCATTACTAATTGGTGAGGTGAAAAATTATGGCTCGCAAAGTGCTACTAATAAGCTAAATACACCATGGAGCTCAGCTATTTTTAAAGTAGTTCAAAATGGCGAAATTTTTGCAAATGAGCTTGGCTTTAAGGGTGATAGTGTCGCTGATACAAAACACCATGGTGGCCCTGAAAAGGCAGTTTTTGCAAATTCATTTGCAAATTACGCTGATTGGGAGAGTTTTTTAGGATTAAAAAATATGGCTTATGGAGCTATGGGGGAGAATTTATGTGTTGATGGGCTTGATGAGAGCTGCGTTTATGTGGGTGATATCCATAAGATTGGCTCGCTTGTGCTTCAAGTCTCGCAGCCTAGAAAACCATGCTTTAAGCTCTCAAAAAGATGGGGCAATGAAAATATGGCTACTCACATCTTTGAAACTGGCTTAACTGGCTGGTACTACCGCGTAATAACACCAGGATCTTGCAAAGTGGGCGACGTGATAGAAGTTATAGAAAAAGATCCAGTTCATATGAGCATTTTAGAAGTAAATAGACTTTTTTGCGCTCCAAGTAAAAATTTAAATTTACTAGAGAAATTTAATTCTCTTACCACTCTTCCAAAAAGTTGGTATGGTGACATGGAAAGACGTATTCAAGGTATTTATAGTACGGAATATATGAGAAATTTATAA
- a CDS encoding DNA adenine methylase has translation MKPVKQENQAYLKEQILTYLGNKRSLLGFIDLGIKYAKDELKKEKLSCCDLFSGSGVVARFLKQNSEFLVANDLELYSFITNSCYLQNATNDLKNEINFWQKKLKKEIENNLIPGFITRLYSPQDDKNITEGERVFYTRKNAIFIDTTRKLIDELVPAEMRKFFIAPLLYNASVHANTSGIFKGFHKNKEGIGQFGGRGQNAISRITSDINLTKPIFSNFSVPFEVYQKDANLLAKELDDLDLVYLDPPYNQHPYGSNYFMLNLIASNTEPSKISKVSGIAKDWNRSVFNKKSSASEAFFELIANLKAKFVLISFNSEGFINQDEFDQNLNKMGKVQLLRQKYNAYRGSRNLKARNIHVDELLYVLKK, from the coding sequence TTGAAGCCAGTAAAACAAGAAAATCAAGCCTATCTAAAAGAGCAAATTTTAACCTATCTTGGTAACAAACGCTCTCTTTTAGGCTTTATAGATCTAGGCATAAAATACGCAAAAGACGAGCTTAAAAAAGAAAAACTTAGCTGCTGCGACCTCTTTAGCGGAAGTGGCGTGGTGGCTAGGTTTTTAAAGCAAAATAGCGAATTTCTAGTTGCAAATGACTTGGAACTTTACAGCTTTATCACAAACTCATGCTACCTGCAAAACGCCACAAATGATCTAAAAAATGAGATAAATTTTTGGCAAAAAAAGCTTAAGAAAGAGATAGAAAACAACCTAATACCTGGCTTTATTACAAGACTTTATTCGCCACAAGATGATAAAAATATTACCGAGGGCGAGAGAGTTTTTTATACTAGAAAAAATGCCATTTTTATTGATACTACAAGAAAACTTATAGACGAGTTAGTGCCAGCTGAAATGAGGAAATTTTTCATAGCTCCACTTCTTTATAATGCAAGCGTGCATGCAAATACAAGTGGAATTTTTAAAGGTTTTCATAAAAATAAAGAGGGCATTGGCCAGTTTGGTGGCAGGGGACAAAATGCCATATCAAGGATAACTTCCGATATAAATTTGACTAAGCCAATTTTTTCAAATTTTAGTGTGCCATTTGAGGTCTATCAAAAGGACGCAAATTTACTCGCAAAAGAGCTTGACGACCTTGATCTAGTCTATCTTGATCCGCCATATAACCAGCATCCATACGGCTCAAACTACTTCATGCTAAATCTCATCGCAAGCAACACTGAACCAAGTAAAATTTCAAAAGTTTCAGGCATCGCAAAAGACTGGAACAGATCAGTTTTTAATAAAAAATCGTCAGCAAGTGAGGCATTTTTCGAGTTGATAGCAAATTTAAAGGCAAAATTTGTACTCATTTCGTTTAACTCAGAGGGTTTTATCAACCAAGATGAATTTGATCAAAACCTAAATAAAATGGGCAAAGTTCAACTATTGCGCCAAAAGTATAACGCCTACCGTGGCAGCAGAAATTTAAAAGCTAGAAACATCCACGTAGACGAGCTTCTTTACGTTTTAAAAAAGTAA
- the luxS gene encoding S-ribosylhomocysteine lyase, translating into MPLLDSFCVDHVKMQAPGVRLAKSMKTPKGDDISVFDLRFCKPNEEILPEKGTHTLEHLFAGFMRNHLNGNGVEIIDISPMGCRTGFYMSVIGTPSEEAVKKAWLASMKDILEVKDQDKIPELNKFQCGTYKMHSLDEAHAIAKKILDLGLVIINNDEIKLDVDAMGLKKH; encoded by the coding sequence ATGCCATTACTTGATAGTTTTTGTGTAGATCATGTAAAAATGCAAGCCCCAGGAGTAAGACTAGCAAAAAGTATGAAAACTCCAAAAGGCGATGATATCAGTGTTTTTGACTTGAGATTTTGCAAGCCAAATGAAGAAATTTTGCCAGAAAAAGGTACTCATACATTAGAACACCTCTTTGCTGGCTTTATGAGAAACCATCTAAATGGTAACGGCGTAGAGATCATCGACATCTCACCGATGGGCTGTAGAACTGGCTTTTATATGAGCGTGATCGGTACGCCTAGCGAAGAAGCCGTAAAAAAGGCATGGTTAGCCTCTATGAAAGATATTTTAGAAGTCAAAGACCAAGATAAAATCCCAGAGCTAAATAAATTTCAATGCGGTACTTACAAGATGCACTCACTTGATGAAGCACACGCCATAGCAAAGAAAATTCTTGATCTTGGCTTAGTCATCATAAATAACGATGAGATCAAGCTCGACGTTGATGCTATGGGACTAAAAAAGCACTGA
- the thyX gene encoding FAD-dependent thymidylate synthase, whose translation MQVTLLNHTPLNICSHAIRTCWQSFDKGDNGGEKDVELIDRVGNKFKHASTLEHLYYNFYIQGISRALLQELARHRLASLSVKSTRYTLKELKKEEKFEVGQFERAAKFIVLTNDELVDNASIKALENLREILASTTKSLDIVKYCLPECYKTELTWSINARSLQNFISLRSSKSALWEIRNLANAIYDALPDEHKFIFEKCLPEDEQN comes from the coding sequence ATGCAAGTAACACTACTAAATCACACTCCACTAAATATTTGCTCTCACGCTATTCGCACATGCTGGCAAAGCTTTGACAAAGGCGATAACGGCGGCGAAAAAGATGTTGAGCTAATAGATAGAGTAGGCAATAAATTTAAGCATGCCTCGACCTTAGAGCACCTATACTATAACTTCTACATCCAAGGTATCTCTCGTGCGCTACTTCAAGAGCTAGCTCGTCACCGTTTGGCAAGTCTAAGCGTCAAATCAACTCGCTACACACTAAAAGAGCTAAAAAAAGAGGAAAAATTTGAAGTAGGGCAATTTGAGCGTGCGGCTAAATTTATCGTACTAACAAATGACGAACTAGTCGATAACGCAAGTATAAAAGCACTTGAAAATTTACGTGAAATTTTAGCCTCAACTACAAAAAGCCTTGACATCGTAAAATACTGCCTGCCAGAGTGCTACAAAACCGAGCTTACATGGAGCATAAATGCTAGAAGCTTGCAAAATTTCATCTCTTTAAGAAGCTCAAAATCAGCCCTTTGGGAGATAAGAAATTTAGCAAATGCCATCTATGATGCCTTGCCTGATGAGCATAAATTTATCTTTGAAAAATGCTTGCCAGAAGATGAGCAAAACTAA